The Cervus canadensis isolate Bull #8, Minnesota chromosome 13, ASM1932006v1, whole genome shotgun sequence genomic interval TTCCCACGTGGCTGGGGACATGCACGATGGAGAAGGTGAGAGGCGGTGATACCAGGGAGCTGAGTGAGACAAACAGCAGTTCCTCTCTCCCTCCGGAAGGCCCCGGGGGGACGGAGAGTTCCTgatggttttttctttttgttgcactGCGGACATTTCGTGCACACTCAGCGGGCTGGTGGAATACTTACACCCTCTCAACAGCGAGACACAGAAAAGAGGGCTGCCACCTGCAGGGGACTGTGTGGGTCAGTCCTGCAAACCCAACATGCCATGGTTTATGGAGCCTTCATTCCCAGGGTTGCCACTCTGGCCTCAGTGTGGAGGGTTCATGGTGCCTTGTCCCCGCTGCTGTTTCTGCTTCTGCTGCATTAACAGCTGCTCCAAAGCGGAAGGTCCAGGATGCATCATGGAACTGGACCAGATAGACTGAAAAACAGCCCAGAGCTTGTCAGCAGAGGTCAGATGCCTGGCTGTCTGAAAGGGATCGGATTTTCAATCCCAGCCAAACATAAAGGCATGTACGTCCCAAGGTCCCCAAACCCTGAAAAGATCCAGCTATTACAAGGAGTTGCTCTAAGACCAGGTCCTTCAAGATTGGCTATTTAGTTCTCATTAAGATCACTTTAAACCAGAAAAGGTGAAAGTATGTTTTCTATAAAGTCTTTTTACTAAAACTCAGCTCCATGTGAGAATAGACACTGTTTGTTTTAGGTAAacaaaacatttatgaaattagATATCCTTCTTTTACTTGTTCAGAAAAggagtaaagaaaatatttcaagatgaGTCAGAATTTTCTTAAATCTTAGAATCCAACTAAAAGCTTCATGTCTGTTCCCCTGAGGATACTGGTTTATCactagtgaattaaaaaaaaaaatccttttaaagaaTCTTATAATGCAGACCATGCTTCTAAAACTTTGCCAGATACATAGTGTGAATCAAACAATCCTAAGGGCCTTAAGAATAAGACTAGCTATTTACGTgaatgaaagcagagacatcgcttatGGCTCTTGCTCCTGTCCACTCACCTTTAGGCTTTCCATGAGGACAGCAGAAGAATCCTCCATGGAGGGGCCGTGGCCTGTCCAAGAGCCGCTTGGAGTGCTGGCCTGATGCCAACCGCTCTCAGAGGATGATGCTGCTGAGAGATAATCGATGCCAAACCCACCCATGGCTaggaatgaagagaaaagaataatTCAAGATGTTCTATCACTGCCAAAGGTCCAGGAAGGACACAGAGTATGTTAGTTCACTTCTACTAAGCAATAAAGACTGGATCTCACCTGGCTTATCAGTTTTCCAGCGGTCTGCAGTTCTCCTATCCCTGTTATCTGGAGTCCCAATGGGTCCAAAATTGGAGAATGGGACAGAATTGTGGTTGTGTGTTGGaggggagcttggcaggctgcttGGGTTGGAGGAATGAGGAGACTGGCTGGCTGGTGTTGAATGATCTATTGAATAACAGCAACGCAGGACATTAGAGATTTTCCACAAACACACCAAGAATGAAAGTTTCCAGTAGATCTGATCACTtaaattctcttaaaaataacCCCAGGGTTTCAGGAGAAAGGCAAAATAAAGGCCCCCAGAGGGACCCTACCAGATGCACTAGCCTGTCTTACTATACATGTCTAAGGCACGTTCcttaccttaaaaataaaaatgtagacgTTTCTGTCAAAAGTATGCATTGTTTTGGTGTGCCTGTTTCAGATAAGTATATACTGTTCTTCTCTATCAGAGCAGAATTGCCTAACCTTAAGAATTTTCCTGTAAAGAATGAATGTCtacaaataaaactaagaaacagTTGCAAACCTTAAGATAAAACTCCTATTTTTCTCCCTTACAACTGTGCTCATTACTGAGAATGTAAAACAGCTTTTCTAATAGCATTTATTATGTGAACCAGCTCATCAGGCTTTTTTACACCCCATTTTCCTTCAGAAGTTACTTTAAACAACAAATACCAacgacaacaataacaaaaatagtaGTAACAGAAGAAAACCaccaaatacataaaattaccAAACCACACTATCTCTTGAGTGTACGGGTAATAATGCAAGGTCTATAATTTAAAGATTAGTCAATACCTGAACTGGCAGGAAGAGATGGAGACCACGGAGTCCCTTCAAAAAGGGAGTACAATGATGTTTCCTGGGGAGCCATTGAGGGATTAAGTTCTGCTTTGGAGCTGGTTGTCAGGTTTTTCCCGTATACCTCATTGAACACACTGTTATTTGGGTATCGTTCCTGAAATACAATGACCACCAAGTTAACAAACTCACtccaatgaaagaaaatgtagtgTTCATGCACGTGGATGCTTGATAGATCTTAAGACTTTCTTTGCAAGACAAACTTTTGAAGGcttttacttctgtttctttcagttttcctgtttcttttcatttgctttttactTTCCCCCACCCTTTATCCTGCTCTATGTAAATCGCCCAGgttaaaaagtattaataatttaCATGGCTGAACAAGAGAGCCCCAAAGATTTTATTATTAATGAGAAGTTAAACAATTCAAATTTACAAAAGTCTCCAATATACCCTAATCaaagcggggtgggggaggggtgaggtgAGGAGGTGGAGGGGGTAAAATCAGATACCTGGAAAATACCAATatatggaagagaaaagaaagagaaaaacagatgtaTTGAGATAGACTGGGAAAGAAAATATTAGCCCACAGCAGGATGCCTCACTGTTTACACACCTGATTGAGGGAGAATccggtgagggacaggaaagaggATGAATGTGACATGAGCTCTGAGGGCTTCTCCAGTAAGGACTTCTTCATAGTCCCAGAGGGAAAACAAAAGATAGTTAAATTAGGCCTTCCATTTTCTCAGTACTAATTTTAAGATACCATACAAGCAAAATAAAAGACCACAATTTAAGAATACCTGTATTCATCTCTTGTACAAATTAAAGCTTAGCAAGTATCAATTCAACTcggattaatttttattaataccaCGGTCCCGCTAAGGGCCAGTCGTCACAGGTGAGTCAGACAGAACCCTCCTGATCAGTACTTCTAACTTAAGCACAGAGATCCTGGCAGGGACCCTGGAAACTGGCAGTACTGAGTATTCACTAGGTAAGAATCTCAGGAATCCCTTTGTCACCAGCTGTATTTAAAATACTCTCAAAACAAGATGCTGAACTGATCAAGCActattttcttcctaatttctCCCCCCttgctagaattttaaaaacactgatattaatgactttaaaaaagcCTTTAGATCCATTTGACAACTGGTTTTGTTAGCACGGTTCCTAAGCAACTCTATTTGTGGTATGTATTCAAACACTTGCTAAAGTCAAGTTTACGTTTACTGGTCCTTAAGAAActcattggtttaaaaaaaaaaagctgaatctCTGATGCTCACTATCACTGAACTGTTGGTCAACAaagcatttattaaacacttgCTACATGCAAGGCACTGCCACACACATGACATCATTAACAATGTTAAATATAGGAAGGGCTAtagttaaggttttttttttaccctgaaaAAATCCCACTACAAGACCCTCCCCCTTATTTCACCATTAGGTTCATTTCTAATGGAGAAGGTAAGCACAACAAGAATTAGGGGATTAGGAAACAAGTGAACAGAAACGTGCTCTGCCCTTAGGCCCTTAAGCCaccccagcaaaaaaaaaaaaagaaaaaaagaagaaccagCGAGAGAGGCAACCTGCAGAATGGACAGCTCGGCTGCCGGGCTGCCCACGAGCCCCGGGTGCTGCCGCTGCACCACTGCTGTTCGGGCGTCTGGGAGAGCTCTTATCTCTGCTAATTCGGGGAGGGCGGGGAGCGGGAGGTCTGCGTGGCCACTCACTCAGAAAAATTCTCAAGGGAATTTCAAGTGCTAGAGATGGCACTTTCTGTCAGGAGAGCCATTAAGCTTTTATTTCTAACACTAAACTCGGTGCACTTTAGTCTTGTGAACGTTTTCTTACCCTGTGTTTATGGGAAAGAAACAGCAAGAAAGTGGAACTCAGAAACGTTTTACACTTTATTAAGATGGTGTGCAGGGAGCGGGGGGAAAAAACCTCATAGCATACATCTTTCTTGCAGTTCCTGACCTCAGTAAAACATGGAAATAACGGCATCCTTTGAAATGCAGACTGGGATatagaagattatttttaaaagatactactAATCAATTCTTAGACCTTATCTTTGTGTTCACTCATTGATGGTACTCCAATCATGTTTTTAAAGAGTCCTCTTCATATTACAAATCTGGCTCTGAATTTAGATCAGGGCTCTTagttaaacaaacagaaaagaaccaCTTACTGTTTAGTAAAATCAATCTAGAATCTTTTTATTCAGTAAAACGTCTGgaacattatttcatttcatattttgaatACATGAGGAAAACTCTCACTGTTCCTAAGCAAGATTAAATGACACCTAAAATTCCTGGGTCCAGGTGGAAATGACACCTGAAAAGGAAGTTAATTTCCCAGCATTACATCCTGTGTGTGCCCAGCCCTGCAGGATGCTTTCTGGATAacatatattacaaagctacaagaTTTGGGGAAACTATGGGACAGAAAAGTTTTGCCATATTTTACTGTCATGTGAATGTTAGTTTGGGCAATCAGGAAATAAgctttaaaattctgttaaaaaaaggaaagcccTAGAAAGAAGAAACTACCTATTCTACTACAAAATCTCAGAAGAGAAGGTAGGGGTTacagcaagaaaaagaattatatcAAATACATACAAAGAGGCTTCGTCCAGGAAGAGAGGCGAGAGGCCCCAGCAGAGCTGGGTAAAGATCAGGAGGGTTAGAAAAAATcagctcttcctcttcctccaagGCAGCCAGACTCTTTAACAGGTCCGGAGGAAGCAGAGGGGAGCCTTTGGGGTCCTAGTGACAGAAAGGATCACAGTGAGATGCAATCAGGGATGACAAAAGCACAGTGGAGTAGTAGCATCATTAGGGAGATGAAGGCAGCTAAAGTCAAGGAGGAAGCTATAAGGAATAGTAAGACAGCATTATGCAAAGAGGAAAAGGCTTCGAAACACCAAAGCAAAGTGACACAAGGACAATGGGAAGGAAAGATCAAGAGAACAGAAAGAAGTAAAGACAGTGACAAACAGCAGAACATAAAAGGTTAATGTGGAGAGCCAGTGAAACAATGCAATGGAGCAAAGAGATTAGCGTATCTTGTGCTAAGAGAGaaacagctttttttaaaaagttaccaaCACACACCTGTTTCTCATGAGTAAAAAGGGCAAAGACAGAGAACCCCACTATCAAAGATGATAGGCTAAATTTGTTCCTCTCAGAAAGCCACTTGCTTAAATATGCAGTAAAACCTATTCTTAAATTTAGATGATTCAGCCCAACTGAGAGGAGCTTTGTCTCAGAATTCTCTAACATGCTGCCTTAACGATTTCTGCACATAGTCTCTCTGCCAGACCATCATGGGTCAACATCAGGAACAGCATTCTTCAGCTTCCCGAAATCTATGTGGTGTGAAGAAGGGACCAAGAGCTGCACCCACTTACTCAGTGGCGTTCTGTAGCACTAGTGAAATCAGAGGGACCTTTAAACATGTACGTGAGATCTCTGAAGTGCCTGGGGACAGGGAAGGACACGCACCTCAAATGGCATCCTGGGCACAGGGTCCTGCTCTGGACGGAAGACTCCCGGGGACCGTTTGCCCCTGCGGTCCACACTGGCTTGCTGTGCCATCACAGCTCTGTTATCGGCCGCGCTGTAGGAAGAGTCCCAGTAGAACTCCGGGATCTTGACTTCTGAGGGGGTATGGTTATATGGCTCCATGGGGAAAGGCTTCATTGTTTTCTCCAGAGGCTGCTGCTGCCTTACAGGCGGTTGCAACGACGGCTCAAACAGTTTTATGGGGTCTTGGGTTTGAAGGTAGTAGGGCTGTTTCACAGGCATGATTTTCCCTAATGGGCCTTGAACCTGAGGGGGATTCCACAGCTGTTTGGAGGCATCTGCCTGTTGATACTAAAAAAAGAGATGCCTGGTTCACTAAGATGAGGATAAAATGCAATGTTACTTCACTCAGGACTCAGAACTTGAGAGATTTTACCGCCAACAAAACTCTGGGTCATGcaggtttgtttgttctttaggtTTCTCAATACAGAGCTTTCTGGGAACAGATTAAGGGCACTGAGTTCATATTCTCTTTCGATTCCAAAATTAAGAGGTTTAATAAATGAGGGTGTtgagtgtgggtgggtgggtgggtgggtgggcgggcgggcgggcgggcatGCATCCATTTCCCCTTCTGCTCCAAGTGCTGCAGGATGATAATACTTAAGACTGGTGTCACAGTTCTCCTAACATCTCATCAAGAGCACgattttatttcccttctgtAGTTCAGGTTTATGGGAGATTATTTACAGAAAATCCCTTTCTATAAAGCTGACAAGCAGTAGCAGCAAGGTATGGTAGGTAATATCTATTCTCCtttacaaaagtaaaaagaaCTGAACTTTCCTAAACAGCAAAGACTGCTGTGTTCCCATAATCATTACAAGTCTAAGCAAAAAGTAGCtgaatgctctttttttttaaattggaggatgaCTGCATTACACTGTTgtattgctttctgccatacaacaacctgaatcagccgtaggtatacatacgtcccctccctcccacgtcccacccccgccccgccccgccccatcTTACCTGCCCACCTCATTCCACCctcaccaggttgagctccctgtgttacaaagcaacttcccattagctctCTATTTTACTGAGGGAGGTGGATTAACTAGTACTTTTAGTTAACTTGACACTGAATGATTTCAGGTGCTCCTCTCCTCACCTCAGCTGGAAGTAGACACAACTGTAACTCACCTGCTGGAATCCAGAGTGGTGAGGCGGACTTTTCCCCAAAGCCGGCACAGCTTTTGTAGGGGACTGTTGCTGCTGAGCTAGAGCTTGAACCTGCAGCTGGCTTGCAGTCTGTGCTGTTGGCGGAGCTGGTAGAGGTGGGAGGGGCTGCTGGGAAGGTGGCTGAGGCTGTTGAGGTCCCTGGGTCACTGGCCCTGGTCCGGAGGGCCGTTGCTGGCTGTAAGGAATGTGGGACTGTTTCCCAGCTTGCACCTGGTTTCCTGCTGGAGAGTGAGCTGTAGGCTGAAGAAAGGTTCCTGGGACAGAAACACCAGCTGGGAAGGTGTAACCTGAGCCCATAGAAAATGCCACAGGAGGGGGGATAACATATGTTGGGGGCGGGAACCCTTCAAAATAGAAGAACATTGTTTTAGTTCTAAGGAAACttggaaaatgaaagacaaaaattagTCATTTGGGGCTGGGGTGGAGAAGAGGTTATCTAATAAATCATGAAAGACAGGGATCCATCAAGTAAGACTCATCAAGTGTCAACCTTTAACCTGATTTCAAGAATTAAATACAGATTACTGCCTGCTACTTCTATCCACTGAGGCAACTGGAATGTCCTAAAGGTTTCTCAGATGCCATGTTTAGTGACAGGAATTCCTTCATAATAACAAGCATGCATTTGTACATAAACTACAGGTAAATggcttaaaaataattgaaatattagGGAAAAGAGAACTTTCTTTACACTTTCTAATATTAGGGGTTTAGTAATGTCCCTCAGAGTCTAGAATTTCTCAGCAGGTGAACAGACACTCCTACACAGATGGAGTTCAACAGACGACATTACAAAACATATATTTACCTGGCCGgctgggaagaggagggaaggcTCCAGGGTGATGAATGGGGATGAACTGGGAGTTACTTGCTTGACTTGGGGTTTGAGTTACAGGTGTTTTCCTGGCTTCAGACACTGGAGTCTTTCTTAACTCTGTCTGAGATTTTACCTATGACCAACCAGAAGCAAGACTATCTATAATAATCTGAAACTCAAATGAGACAGAAAGCAGCACCTACTCTAACAAAGGATTTAAAACCCTatactatgttaaaaaaaaaaaaaaagagtaaagtatATGCTGAAGATAATTCACTTCACCtaaattaaaaatgggaaaatcaaattatttaaatagacCCAAAAGCTGTAAGGGCTTAGTTTTACTCGTATAGTTATTTTGCTTTCACAAAATCACATAAGTATGAAATATGGAAAAGGCCTGAGAACTCCTTTGTTTTACAAAGGAGACACCCGATGCCAACAGGCTGAAAAAGTTGCCTATTATCATAAGCCAATGTCACGGGCCCCAGGGCCCTGTATTCTCATTCATTAAGAACATGAATTGATAATGACCACTAGCTCACAGATGAGACACTCTGGCCCTCAGTGTAACTTCATCTGGGAGGCTTTAAAGGTGGCCTCAGTGTAACTTCATCGGGGAGGCTTTAAAGGTATCATCAGTCAAGCATCCACCCTCCACCCTGCAACCCTACCACCCCTAGAATAAATGAGGATACTTTCAGCAGTAAAAAAATCAGGCCTGAGATCCCACACGTGGAGCCAGAGAAGCAGATGCCATATGCACTGCTCAAGTAATACAAAGATGAGTAAAATGAGGAAAACTGGCAGCATTTAATAGAAAACTTAGGATGAGGTACAGAGGGTGGTGATACATTGATTATTGTCAGGCTTTTTTAAAGCATAGATACTCAGGCTTAAAAGGGATGAGACACTGGAagagatttcattttcctggacCTTTCTGGGAGGCAGTTTCAGAGAATGAAGGCAGAGCAGGCAGGAAATAGCTGAACTCTTTACCCCTAAAACACTGATCTCTGGCTTTACAgttcttttggggttttttccttgcctttcccCAACACATCTCACTCTCTCTGTGCCTTTCCTCAATTTctaccatgtttttctctgtttctccccctactattaatattaaaatggaaCTATTATGTTCTTTCCCCAAAAAAACCTTGTAAGGGAAATACACTATAGGTACTGTTTATCTGAAAGTAGCTTTCAAAAATGTAAGATTCCTCATGCCTactgtaaataaatacatttgccAAAATGTGTTTAATGAATCAAATGGCTACAAACATTGGTGGTATTAATAAGACCAGCACAGAGTAAAGACCTTTTTGTTTATATGAAATCATCTGTATCTCTTTggaaagatacatacatatatatatataaacaagtcACAAATAACTGAGTAGTGTTTATCTTTCCCcagcaggagacttggattcttGCTTTACAAATTCCCATGAGCCAGGATAACACTGAGGTTATACAATGCTACTGACTGGGGCAGATAGAAATGTCAAGGAAAATCTTTTtccaaaaatgtatttcattttgtatagtgaatctgggaaaacaaaacaaaacaccactgTGTAAGCCTTAACATACTCAGCTCTGTGGGATCTATAGagatctcaaattttaaaaaaatagcagttATAGCTCCCAAAGAAAATGGAATTACTTGTGAAATTGATAGTTCTGCAACTGGTCTCATTTCCTACCACTTAAACTGGAGAGAACTGACAAAGATGTCCAATCAGGTTAAGATTTTTTCACTCACATTACAATTTCTGTGAACTGACAAGAGTATAGATCTACCATAGTTCTTCATATTACCTTACTATGCAGCCTTCTTAGAGTGCACTGAAGCTTCCAGAATAGCCAGTTCTCAAGGGTTTAGGAACGAAATGAAAAATCTTGCCTTTTGTGTGAGCCTTCCTCTACCTGCTTTATAGTTCAAATACAGCTTACCTGCACTGCCACATTCTGCTCTCCTGTTTCCTGTAACTTTTCTAAGGTGCATTTCttggtttctgttttcctcttggtGGTGTCCTTCTTTCCATCATTCTTAGTTACAGTTACTCCTTTGCTACAGTCCCTTCTCACCTCTTTGGGAGGAAAACTTCTTCCTTGGTCTCTGTTCACTTCTCGTGGCTTAATGTTCTCTTTGAAGGTGACCactggtttctctcctgtgtcaCAGTTGTTGCTTAGATTTCGGCCTGTAGACAGCACTGATTTCAGTCCTGGATTCCCATCAGCAGCCAGGGACTCTATGATGGTTGTGTCTTGCAGAATGAGGTTCTCTTTGGCTTCACTGGGGTCTTCCAGTATTAACTCTGGGATTTCTGTGATAAACAACAATTTCCCTACCTCATTTTCACACTGAATCAgcctaaaaaagtaaaaataaatccatatatgaaaaacataaatCTAAAAAACAGTAACAGCTGAACTTTGTATGGGTCCCACAGCCTTAAAATGTGGGAAACAGCAGGATGCAATAGCGTGGATTTGGGGAACATCAACAGCAGTTCTGTAGAAACTCACATTCTCAttatcccacctcccaccacacaTCACCATAACACACGCCTAGGCCCTTTTAATGTTTTTCTAGTAAGTATAGCTAAATTTGCTCAGCATGTTTTAAGCACAAGACACTAGACTAGGCCCTTGAAGTTCCTATTTTATAGGtgtgaaaactgaagctcagagatgcCACAAGCATCATCCTGGTCTGTCTTGACTGAAACTGACCACCATGCATGCCCCTGTCAACACAAATCACCATAACTGTGAATATACAATTTAGCTAAGATTTATATAGATGTTTATAAATTGGAGAAGCAGCTCATGATAAATAAGGGAGACCTCTAAAAGAGGCAGTGTAATGAGAGGACAGAATTAAAGAGATTCCAAAGATCACTAGGGTCATAATCTGACGCTGTGTTCCCAACCTTTTGACTTAAgagtttataattaaaaaaagagaaaaagtttatAATCAATAGCTTTATACCAAAGTGTAAAACTCATATggggtatgtgtatatatctgaTGAGGAATACCTTGGCTGATTATCTGCAATCCATTTGCCTATAGAGATCAAACGCTGCTGTCGTATTTGTCGTTGCTGACCCTCTTTGTCTCCTGTAATACCCTGATGACCTTTGGAAAAATCCAAGTTCCTAAAATTGACATAAGCAAATTATAGAAAATTAAACCTAATGAACTGCAATGgcttcagatttttccatataggttagCTATTTGCTGTAATTAGCTGCATTTGCTTGAACTTATTTATACTCCTAAAGACTGTAAATACCACAAAACAAAGCAATATtaatgtgatatttttatttatatttcactttCTCATGGAGGAGTTGAAATAAATCACAATGTTTTATTagggatgacttttttttttttaaagaagaataacGTTTTCGTTTAACAGTAAGCTCACATTGTAAGTAACTTACTTCAAACAACCATGGCAATGCTAGAGTCTCTGAGATATCTAGTCTAACAGAGTATTATCTATTAACCTCAAGGTGGCCCAatctaaatcagaaaaaaatgaacacataccATAAAGTATACAGAGCAAAAAACTCATTGACATTAGAAAAGTAAGTCAACCTAAAAAATAAgggtttttcaaatttttcattaagctatctcaaaaaaaacaaacaaaaaaagcagcagcagtatcGAAGAACTTCCAGGCAGTAGGTCAGAAACCGAGGATACACAGATAAATAAGTCCCCCTACCTTAAGGAACAAATAATTATGATTTAATCCAAAGCAATAAAAGCTAAACAAAGAATAAGAGAAGCATTATAAAAGAAACATCACAGTCTTCTGATAAGCTTTGAAAAGGTTCACAAAGTAAGAGATGCCTGACCCGGACCCTGGACAAGTATGGTTAAGAGCTTACAGATTAGTAAGGGAAGGACGAAAGAGGAATGTGAATGTTCCAGGCACAGCATGAACAAAGTTTTGGAGGAATAAAAATACAGAGCTATTCAAGTACAGGTCACAGTTTATGTGTAACATTTAACTAttggaggggaagggggtgaaaGTCGCAGGAAATATGGCTGAAAAACTAAGCTTTTGGACATCAAGATGAAAAAGATACTTTAACAACTAGGGATGTGTAAATTGAAGTTTTCTGTACTAGTAATGGGGCATCATCAAATCTGTACTTTATAATTGCAGAAGCAGAGTAAAAGCAGACTAGGTAAGGAGAGAACTTTTAAGTAGGGAAGCATATTAGGAAGCTTTTTTATACTCTAGGTAAACAGTGACGAAGGCCACCTACCTGAAAGAAGGTCTCAAAGCCAAGAATCCTTGTAACTCAAACTCCTCTGGAAGTGGTGTTGCTAGAGAAGGGCAGAAATCAAgacttgtaaatattttaattaaaatattattgttcAGCAGGATATTGCTtcctatattaaaaaaagaatattttctagaTAGAAAGAAAGATTAATGCTCATAGTTCTCTGTTCCTCTTTATAGttactgtgattaaaaaaaacttacctGTCAAGCCCCTACCTGTGGCCTCTGAGCCCGTGACATTGCCCTCATACTCACCTACGACTCAAGGCTATTTTTTCCCCTAGCAGCCTTAAAAATTCATAGCTCAATCCATTAATCACAATGTTTAGATTACCTCCTTGTTAACTCAAAGCACTGAATATCAACATTACATCACCCAGGAGCTTGTAAGAAATACAGAATCTTGGGCACTATCCCAAACCTACAGAAtcataatctgcattttaacaagatccctagtgattcatttgcaaatatgACACTTGAGGGGCACTGATCTAATGGAAGAAAGATAATCAGAAAGGGGTCACTACACTTTGTTCAGTGCAGTGCTGCTTACAACGGGGCAAGGTTTTAAGCAAATGGATAATGATTAAAGGAATTATGGCATAGCCACAGGATGGAATATTAAACAgcctttaaaaaatcatgttcCAAAATGTTTAAATGACGAAGATAAATGCTAACGGTATCTCATTAAATTTACAAagcaggtatgtgtgtgtgtgtgtgttagtggcttagtcgtgtccaactccccagggactgtagcctgccaggctcctctgtccatgggattctccaggcaagaagagtggagtgggttgccatttccttctctaggggatcttccagacccagggatcaaacccaggtctcctgtatggcaggcagattctttaccctctgagctataAGGAAGTCCAAGCTGTAACTATATCACATAGCTCTAATGATGTGATATCAATCACATGCAGGTATGTTTATGTACACATAAGTAAAAGCCTCAAAGAAAACAGAGTATCATGAATAGTACAGAGAGTATTTATGTATGAG includes:
- the SMG7 gene encoding protein SMG7 isoform X12 — its product is MTDSKLGPAEVWTSRQALQDLYQKMLVTDLEYALDKKVEQDLWNHAFKNQITTLQGQAKNRANPNRSEVQANLSLFLEAASGFYTQLLQELCTVFNVDLPCRVKSSQLGIISNKQTHTSAIVKPQSSSCSYICQHCLVHLGDIARYRNQTSQAESYYRHAAQLVPSNGQPYNQLAILASSKGDHLTTIFYYCRSIAVKFPFPAASTNLQKALSKALESRDEVKTKWGVSDFIKAFIKFHGHVYLSKSLEKLSPLREKLEEQFKRLLFQKAFNSQQLVHVTVINLFQLHHLRDFSNETEQHSYSQDEQLCWTQLLALFMSFLGILCKCPLQNKSQEESYNAYPLPAVKVSMDWLRLRPRVFQEAVVDERQYIWPWLISLLNSFHPHEEDLSSTNATPLPEEFELQGFLALRPSFRNLDFSKGHQGITGDKEGQQRQIRQQRLISIGKWIADNQPRLIQCENEVGKLLFITEIPELILEDPSEAKENLILQDTTIIESLAADGNPGLKSVLSTGRNLSNNCDTGEKPVVTFKENIKPREVNRDQGRSFPPKEVRRDCSKGVTVTKNDGKKDTTKRKTETKKCTLEKLQETGEQNVAVQVKSQTELRKTPVSEARKTPVTQTPSQASNSQFIPIHHPGAFPPLPSRPGFPPPTYVIPPPVAFSMGSGYTFPAGVSVPGTFLQPTAHSPAGNQVQAGKQSHIPYSQQRPSGPGPVTQGPQQPQPPSQQPLPPLPAPPTAQTASQLQVQALAQQQQSPTKAVPALGKSPPHHSGFQQYQQADASKQLWNPPQVQGPLGKIMPVKQPYYLQTQDPIKLFEPSLQPPVRQQQPLEKTMKPFPMEPYNHTPSEVKIPEFYWDSSYSAADNRAVMAQQASVDRRGKRSPGVFRPEQDPVPRMPFEDPKGSPLLPPDLLKSLAALEEEEELIFSNPPDLYPALLGPLASLPGRSLFKSLLEKPSELMSHSSSFLSLTGFSLNQERYPNNSVFNEVYGKNLTTSSKAELNPSMAPQETSLYSLFEGTPWSPSLPASSDHSTPASQSPHSSNPSSLPSSPPTHNHNSVPFSNFGPIGTPDNRDRRTADRWKTDKPAMGGFGIDYLSAASSSESGWHQASTPSGSWTGHGPSMEDSSAVLMESLKSIWSSSMMHPGPSALEQLLMQQKQKQQRGQGTMNPPH
- the SMG7 gene encoding protein SMG7 isoform X3 → MRNWMFLQIVIVGENISFKSQMRTGNLKSEEHLKSSNIRQAEVLKADMTDSKLGPAEVWTSRQALQDLYQKMLVTDLEYALDKKVEQDLWNHAFKNQITTLQGQAKNRANPNRSEVQANLSLFLEAASGFYTQLLQELCTVFNVDLPCRVKSSQLGIISNKQTHTSAIVKPQSSSCSYICQHCLVHLGDIARYRNQTSQAESYYRHAAQLVPSNGQPYNQLAILASSKGDHLTTIFYYCRSIAVKFPFPAASTNLQKALSKALESRDEVKTKWGVSDFIKAFIKFHGHVYLSKSLEKLSPLREKLEEQFKRLLFQKAFNSQQLVHVTVINLFQLHHLRDFSNETEQHSYSQDEQLCWTQLLALFMSFLGILCKCPLQNKSQEESYNAYPLPAVKVSMDWLRLRPRVFQEAVVDERQYIWPWLISLLNSFHPHEEDLSSTNATPLPEEFELQGFLALRPSFRNLDFSKGHQGITGDKEGQQRQIRQQRLISIGKWIADNQPRLIQCENEVGKLLFITEIPELILEDPSEAKENLILQDTTIIESLAADGNPGLKSVLSTGRNLSNNCDTGEKPVVTFKENIKPREVNRDQGRSFPPKEVKSQTELRKTPVSEARKTPVTQTPSQASNSQFIPIHHPGAFPPLPSRPGFPPPTYVIPPPVAFSMGSGYTFPAGVSVPGTFLQPTAHSPAGNQVQAGKQSHIPYSQQRPSGPGPVTQGPQQPQPPSQQPLPPLPAPPTAQTASQLQVQALAQQQQSPTKAVPALGKSPPHHSGFQQYQQADASKQLWNPPQVQGPLGKIMPVKQPYYLQTQDPIKLFEPSLQPPVRQQQPLEKTMKPFPMEPYNHTPSEVKIPEFYWDSSYSAADNRAVMAQQASVDRRGKRSPGVFRPEQDPVPRMPFEDPKGSPLLPPDLLKSLAALEEEEELIFSNPPDLYPALLGPLASLPGRSLFKSLLEKPSELMSHSSSFLSLTGFSLNQERYPNNSVFNEVYGKNLTTSSKAELNPSMAPQETSLYSLFEGTPWSPSLPASSDHSTPASQSPHSSNPSSLPSSPPTHNHNSVPFSNFGPIGTPDNRDRRTADRWKTDKPAMGGFGIDYLSAASSSESGWHQASTPSGSWTGHGPSMEDSSAVLMESLKTARHLTSADKLWAVFQSIWSSSMMHPGPSALEQLLMQQKQKQQRGQGTMNPPH